The following proteins are encoded in a genomic region of Leptolyngbyaceae cyanobacterium:
- the fba gene encoding class II fructose-bisphosphate aldolase (catalyzes the reversible aldol condensation of dihydroxyacetonephosphate and glyceraldehyde 3-phosphate in the Calvin cycle, glycolysis, and/or gluconeogenesis) encodes MALVPMRLLLDHAAENGYGIPAYNVNNMEQIQAIMQAAQETNSPVILQASRGARKYAGENFLRHLILAAVETYPHIPIVMHQDHGNEPATCYSAIKNGFTSVMMDGSLEADAKTPASYEYNVNVTREVVKVAHAIGASVEGELGCLGSLETGMGEAEDGHGFEGKLDHSQLLTDPDQAVDFVEQTQVDALAVAIGTSHGAYKFTRKPTGEILAISRIEEIHRRLPNTHLVMHGSSSVPEDLIALINQYGGAIPETYGVPLEEIQKGIKSGVRKVNIDTDNRLAITAAVREALAKDAKEFDPRHFLKPSIKYMQKVCAERYQAFGTAGNATKIKQVSLDDYAAKYAKGELNVVTKNAVNV; translated from the coding sequence ATGGCGCTTGTACCTATGCGGCTGCTGTTGGATCACGCGGCTGAGAACGGATACGGTATTCCAGCTTACAACGTTAACAACATGGAGCAGATCCAAGCCATCATGCAGGCTGCTCAGGAAACCAATAGCCCCGTGATTTTGCAAGCTTCTCGCGGTGCCCGCAAATATGCTGGTGAAAATTTCCTGCGCCACTTGATTTTGGCGGCAGTGGAAACTTACCCCCACATCCCCATTGTCATGCACCAAGATCATGGCAACGAACCAGCCACCTGCTATTCTGCCATTAAGAACGGCTTCACCAGCGTGATGATGGACGGCTCCTTGGAAGCTGATGCCAAGACTCCAGCTAGCTATGAGTACAACGTCAACGTGACTCGCGAAGTAGTGAAAGTTGCTCACGCGATCGGTGCCAGCGTAGAAGGCGAACTGGGTTGCTTGGGCTCTTTGGAAACTGGCATGGGTGAAGCAGAAGACGGTCACGGTTTTGAAGGAAAGTTGGATCACTCCCAACTGCTGACCGATCCTGACCAAGCAGTTGATTTCGTTGAGCAAACTCAAGTAGATGCTCTGGCAGTTGCGATCGGCACCAGCCACGGCGCTTACAAGTTCACCCGCAAGCCGACTGGCGAAATCCTGGCAATCAGCCGGATCGAAGAAATTCACCGCCGCCTACCTAACACGCACCTGGTAATGCACGGTTCCTCCTCCGTGCCAGAAGATTTGATCGCTCTGATCAACCAATACGGTGGCGCTATCCCCGAAACCTACGGCGTACCTCTGGAAGAAATCCAAAAAGGTATCAAGAGCGGCGTTCGCAAGGTAAATATCGATACCGACAACCGTCTGGCGATCACTGCTGCGGTTCGCGAAGCTTTGGCGAAAGATGCCAAGGAATTCGACCCCCGTCACTTCTTGAAGCCTTCGATCAAGTATATGCAGAAAGTTTGTGCTGAGCGCTATCAAGCTTTCGGTACAGCTGGCAATGCTACCAAGATCAAGCAAGTGTCTCTAGATGATTATGCTGCTAAGTATGCTAAGGGCGAATTGAACGTCGTCACTAAAAACGCTGTTAACGTCTAA
- a CDS encoding carbon-nitrogen hydrolase family protein — MKSYLAAAIQMTSLPDLQKNLTQAEELIELAKGRGAELVCLPENFAFMGEEKDKIAQAESIAQHSEKFLKTMAQRFQVTILGGGFPVPVSADKVYNTALLVDPSGQELARYQKVHLFDVNVPDGNTYRESSTVMAGTRIPPVAPMKELGNLGLSVCYDVRFPELYRHLSQMGADVLFVPAAFTAYTGKDHWQVLIQARAIENTCYVIAPAQTGNHYAMRQTHGHAIVVDPWGVILADAGDRPGVAIAEINPDRLKQVRRQMPCLQHRVF; from the coding sequence ATGAAGTCTTATCTAGCTGCTGCTATCCAAATGACCAGTCTGCCTGACTTACAAAAAAACTTAACTCAGGCAGAAGAACTAATTGAACTTGCCAAAGGGCGAGGCGCGGAATTAGTTTGTTTACCAGAAAACTTTGCCTTCATGGGAGAAGAAAAAGATAAAATTGCCCAAGCAGAAAGCATCGCCCAACACAGCGAAAAATTTCTCAAAACAATGGCGCAGCGCTTTCAAGTTACTATCTTGGGCGGTGGTTTCCCAGTTCCCGTGAGCGCTGATAAAGTTTACAATACTGCCTTGTTAGTTGACCCCAGCGGTCAAGAACTGGCTCGCTATCAAAAAGTTCACCTATTCGACGTTAACGTACCCGACGGTAACACCTATCGGGAGTCTAGCACCGTCATGGCTGGAACGCGCATTCCGCCTGTGGCTCCCATGAAAGAATTGGGTAATTTGGGGCTTTCGGTGTGTTACGATGTCCGCTTCCCGGAACTGTACCGACACTTATCCCAAATGGGAGCAGATGTACTATTCGTGCCAGCTGCTTTCACTGCTTATACTGGTAAAGATCATTGGCAAGTGCTAATTCAAGCTAGAGCGATCGAAAATACTTGTTATGTGATCGCACCCGCCCAGACTGGAAACCACTATGCCATGCGTCAAACGCACGGACACGCGATCGTTGTTGACCCTTGGGGAGTAATTTTAGCTGATGCGGGGGATAGACCGGGAGTTGCGATCGCAGAAATCAATCCCGATCGTCTCAAACAAGTCCGCCGCCAAATGCCTTGTCTGCAACATCGCGTTTTCTGA